From Salvia splendens isolate huo1 chromosome 16, SspV2, whole genome shotgun sequence, a single genomic window includes:
- the LOC121769927 gene encoding cyclin-D1-1-like, translating into MSLSSCSDCFSDLLCGEASSSIISSGGGYFSPEYSSNFDSQASDVAESISGLLEDEKDLAGISICRAVDQPIDASVRAEFVAWILKVQRYYGFQPLTAYLSVNYFDRFVCCHQLPKMSGWPLQLLSVACLSLAAKMEERLVPCLLDLQVEDPKFSFEARTIQRMELLVLSVLDWRLRSISPFCYLPFFALKIDPSGTYTDFLTTRAKEIIFSTFKETSLLGCRPSCIAAATILCAANDLPKFSLITAQHAESWGDGLRKDEIMSCHQLIRKYVFKIRPKMQPKVFPQLRVTNRASMDCTDSLLASPSFKRKSDGNGIVENEETLIKRVKYEGLHN; encoded by the exons ATGTCACTGTCGTCGTGCTCAGACTGCTTCTCCGACCTCCTCTGCGGCGAGGCCTCCAGTAGTATTATCTCCTCCGGTGGAGGATATTTCTCGCCGGAATACTCATCGAACTTCGATTCTCAGGCGTCGGACGTCGCGGAGTCCATCTCCGGGCTGTTGGAAGACGAGAAAGATCTAGCAGGAATCAGTATCTGCCGCGCCGTCGATCAGCCGATCGATGCGTCGGTTAGAGCTGAATTTGTTGCATGGATTCtcaag GTGCAACGATATTACGGTTTTCAGCCGTTAACGGCGTATCTCTCCGTCAACTATTTTGATCGTTTCGTTTGCTGCCATCAGCTACCG AAAATGAGTGGATGGCCGCTGCAACTGCTCTCTGTTGCATGTTTGTCTTTAGCTGCAAAGATGGAGGAACGGCTTGTTCCTTGTCTTTTGGATCTTCAG GTAGAAGACCCAAAATTTAGTTTTGAAGCCAGAACTATTCAAAGAATGGAACTTCTAGTTTTAAGTGTGTTGGATTGGAGACTTCGATCTATTTccccattttgttatctccCATTTTTCGCGCTCAAGATTGACCCCTCTGGAACTTACACCGACTTCCTCACTACAAGGGCCAAAGAAATAATCTTCTCTACATTTAAAG AGACCAGCTTGCTTGGGTGTAGGCCATCTTGCATTGCTGCTGCAACAATACTGTGTGCAGCAAATGATTTGCCAAAATTCTCActcatcactgctcaacatgCTGAGTCATGGGGTGATGGACTCCGCAAA GATGAAATAATGAGTTGTCACCAGCTGATTCGAAAATACGTGTTCAAAATTAGGCCAAAGATGCAGCCAAAGGTATTCCCGCAGCTTCGAGTCACAAACAGAGCAAGTATGGACTGCACTGATTCATTATTGGCTTCTCCATCTTTTAAGAGAAAGAGTGATGGGAATGGGATAGTTGAAAATGAAGAGACTTTGATTAAGAGGGTTAAATATGAAGGCTTGCATaattaa